In Ipomoea triloba cultivar NCNSP0323 chromosome 15, ASM357664v1, one genomic interval encodes:
- the LOC116007213 gene encoding putative phytosulfokines 6 — translation MKKISLICLCSLLAFLLISSQHSTSARRLPPYQDEKMTEVAGEMGHATPTLNPQQEEDDMATLMGLEECKENDEACFNRRMVAEAHLDYIYTQKNKPKP, via the exons atgaagaaaatttcTCTAATTTGCCTGTGCTCTCTATTAGCTTTTCTGCTCATTTCATCTCAGCACTCAACATCTGCTCGTCGCCTGCCTCCATATCAAG ATGAGAAGATGACAGAGGTAGCAGGTGAGATGGGTCATGCAACTCCAACCTTGAACCCACAACAAGAAGAAGACGACATGGCAACT TTGATGGGTTTGGAAGAATGCAAGGAAAACGATGAAGCTTGTTTCAACAGAAGGATGGTTGCAGAAGCTCACTTGGACTATATCTACACCCAGAAGAACAAGCCTAAACCCTGA